A genomic window from Clostridium aceticum includes:
- a CDS encoding DNA translocase FtsK: protein MNTKEKILSKWITKVLCKYFKEQKNENTPKLFIKISGLLDDELKSFLDIFKQEKAKLNTYYTPIVRLIKPIEGYEDFHLREHETSIWLRNNTKVNEALIILINDIAPEAQSLENLFSIDEAFLLSNLGIQELYGVLSEEYKLVLEEIEDIQQFVKMYNQLSEPQLRTLVEFTAALVNNTENSMVKSIQKNLPILNLFVDQHLIVEDSNVKRLRRNFTLANLIRKNGDVEKLKEKIYTFLDNEEINEYPHDIWQLITPESFREIALSFINKENRRLLYYDFETIEEIFNFKEKTKIKDRIKDALEYNIRSKDEKQIIDEGIESIEENENPDDIQDFYENFEDDLDKDKSLKTMIIRRIEKLRNPSEYEDLYKALLYECYGLLSECAEEEEISDAYFKLTVDENKLPSDIIRFLKIYIKNIEKQAPLVRYEENIIEEDASKKGQEITFTLTIYNENNKLKDKSFKLINLAESNLGSFIESIEANELPKVLQYKDETVEKIEIVEKVSDALGLLAAQQNEEMKNQLISFKEFSTWYSDVLKEACSNGVFSLDINTIENRIEAYFKGVEDSVHITKQVFSPLMEIGTLDMCNYNQGSTGLITERTLTIFHPIRLISYLKRYQEIQNKLQDWIQRAMDDRLFVEKETEYLDYVTDSLKQLAPRYFALDSDSKFLIEINEVLGQGKFVLNNELMNSTDHISTELSEELVKTSKNYLNVYPYSKDSLDILFLYCQSSDIIIKSIEELFKKIKSLKKIRLNVHSLHAGSIHKEINDWIKRKEEYSKSDIDRKFPNVEVKVLSGKRMEEIFEQVDEYMIDNDIVVLADYFGQSDQVQFSFEKIRPEESLNWFEKLEVEPLRKSEAIKRLPYISEKMSKSLEYFYKMQYMVQKHAMLDENELFVLKNTITINNISSHLIDHIHERFNWIMIMDRFLDKSLLQKTSSKAQIIQYRSKAGKNKNYKLILSSSKYIKKLNKNIKDYEYHDRLLRKVKEIMKNEGVKKESILNAVKEVKEISGALVLKAVGPGKYAHEMLATYLLIKANQELKKETDFEIWSLCDELPWFSSRNRRPDLVITRIKNEEDTLIINFSIKELKFVNHRIFEPERIDAIKQIKSAETLYNNIFNFHPDSPDASFWKDELVHYIVERDAYSFEESRLIKILQDKPLDKIRVNIDTSIDVFCYTSNLKDYEFSQGESEVYQDLIQSKYKNNIYSRDYILHALGAKEEVVPDYEELEQDFLFEEKEVFEKNANLQMKEEKADKDIDSKESEDTKQEELTTDESELKKEIHDKKYGNQEKEDKEHVLKEKETDEDGKEPDEEVEDEDIVTKFDLKPEVAALQGIALDYETKEAPDYSQLKKKYASKLISNFAKNNIEIDVEDVIVGPGVIRIVVKIPATVSHQKLTSRSKDIQLWLETSQEPTIKIYKGRINIDIVRDDPDTIYFEQFMALMREQIGDKVKETNLIAPLGLNPLSKAIYIDLADSTTPHLLVGGTTGSGKSVSLNSIILGIMCLYSPEQVQFVFIDPKQVEFSYYSQKIHTQDVITDIEKAVVVLDEMVDEMEKRYNLFSKEYVTNIDEYIEVTGKKLPRLVMVFDEFADFMNQEKELAKKVENAITRIGQKARAAGIHLIVCTQHPKAEVINTNIRNNLGARLALRTADSIASNVIIDQDGAERLAGKGDFLAKVSYGNIERGKSPFLTQKVRRALLKYFEEN from the coding sequence ATGAATACAAAAGAAAAAATTCTAAGCAAATGGATAACGAAAGTATTATGTAAATACTTCAAAGAACAGAAAAATGAAAATACTCCGAAATTATTCATTAAGATTAGTGGATTATTAGATGATGAACTAAAAAGTTTTTTAGATATTTTTAAACAAGAAAAAGCTAAACTAAATACTTATTATACGCCAATAGTTCGACTAATAAAGCCTATTGAAGGATATGAAGACTTTCATTTAAGAGAACATGAGACAAGCATTTGGTTGAGAAATAATACTAAAGTCAACGAAGCTCTTATTATATTAATCAATGATATAGCCCCCGAAGCACAAAGTTTAGAAAATCTTTTTTCAATTGATGAGGCCTTTTTGCTATCAAACCTAGGAATTCAAGAACTTTATGGAGTTTTATCGGAAGAGTACAAATTAGTTTTAGAGGAAATTGAAGATATCCAACAGTTCGTTAAAATGTATAATCAGCTTTCTGAGCCTCAGTTACGAACTTTAGTTGAGTTCACTGCAGCTTTAGTTAATAATACAGAAAACTCGATGGTAAAAAGCATTCAAAAAAACTTACCAATTTTGAATCTTTTTGTAGATCAACATCTCATTGTTGAAGATTCTAACGTAAAAAGATTAAGAAGAAATTTTACTTTGGCAAACTTAATCAGGAAAAATGGAGATGTCGAAAAATTAAAAGAAAAAATTTATACTTTCTTGGATAATGAGGAAATAAACGAATATCCTCATGACATTTGGCAACTTATAACCCCTGAGAGCTTTAGAGAAATAGCATTGAGTTTTATAAATAAAGAGAATCGACGACTTTTATATTACGATTTTGAAACAATCGAAGAAATCTTTAATTTTAAAGAAAAAACAAAGATAAAAGACAGAATTAAAGATGCTTTAGAGTACAATATACGTTCTAAAGATGAGAAACAAATAATTGATGAGGGTATCGAGTCCATTGAAGAAAACGAGAATCCTGATGATATTCAGGATTTTTATGAAAATTTTGAGGATGATCTAGATAAGGATAAAAGTTTAAAAACAATGATTATTCGTAGGATTGAAAAATTGAGAAATCCCTCGGAGTATGAAGATTTATACAAAGCTCTTTTATATGAGTGCTATGGGTTACTTAGTGAATGTGCTGAAGAAGAGGAAATATCAGATGCATATTTTAAGCTAACTGTAGATGAAAACAAATTACCGAGTGATATAATAAGATTTTTGAAAATATACATTAAAAATATTGAAAAACAAGCGCCTTTAGTTCGATACGAGGAAAATATAATAGAAGAAGATGCAAGTAAAAAAGGTCAAGAGATTACTTTTACATTGACAATTTATAATGAAAACAACAAACTAAAAGACAAGTCTTTTAAACTAATCAATTTAGCCGAGAGTAATTTAGGCAGCTTTATAGAAAGCATTGAAGCAAATGAACTTCCTAAGGTGTTGCAATATAAAGATGAAACCGTTGAAAAAATTGAAATAGTTGAAAAAGTAAGTGATGCTCTTGGTCTCCTAGCTGCTCAGCAAAATGAGGAGATGAAAAATCAACTAATATCTTTCAAAGAGTTCTCCACTTGGTATTCTGATGTTTTGAAAGAAGCTTGTTCAAATGGAGTTTTTTCTTTAGATATCAATACTATAGAAAATCGAATAGAAGCCTACTTTAAAGGTGTTGAAGACTCTGTACATATTACAAAACAAGTTTTTAGTCCATTAATGGAAATTGGGACGCTTGATATGTGTAACTATAATCAAGGAAGCACAGGTTTAATCACAGAAAGAACCTTGACAATTTTTCATCCAATACGACTAATCAGTTATCTAAAAAGGTATCAAGAGATTCAAAACAAATTGCAAGATTGGATACAAAGAGCTATGGATGATCGGTTGTTTGTAGAAAAGGAAACTGAGTATTTAGATTATGTCACAGACAGCTTAAAGCAACTGGCTCCACGATATTTTGCACTAGATAGTGATTCGAAATTCTTGATTGAAATTAATGAGGTCTTAGGACAAGGGAAGTTTGTGTTAAATAATGAATTAATGAATAGCACAGATCATATTTCAACAGAATTATCGGAAGAATTGGTAAAGACTTCTAAGAACTATTTGAATGTCTATCCTTATTCTAAAGATAGCTTAGACATTTTGTTTCTTTACTGTCAAAGTTCAGACATTATCATCAAGTCCATTGAAGAACTCTTTAAGAAGATTAAAAGTTTAAAGAAAATAAGATTAAATGTACATAGTCTACATGCTGGATCAATTCATAAAGAAATTAATGATTGGATTAAAAGAAAAGAAGAATATTCTAAATCAGATATTGATCGGAAGTTCCCAAATGTTGAAGTCAAGGTTTTATCTGGAAAAAGGATGGAAGAAATTTTTGAACAAGTAGATGAATACATGATTGACAATGATATTGTGGTTTTAGCAGATTACTTTGGTCAGTCTGATCAAGTACAGTTTTCCTTTGAAAAAATTAGACCAGAAGAATCTTTGAATTGGTTTGAAAAATTGGAAGTGGAGCCATTAAGGAAAAGTGAGGCCATAAAACGACTTCCCTATATCAGTGAAAAAATGTCCAAATCTCTTGAGTATTTTTATAAAATGCAATATATGGTTCAAAAGCATGCGATGTTAGATGAAAATGAGTTATTTGTGTTGAAAAACACCATAACTATTAATAATATTAGCAGCCACTTAATTGATCATATACATGAACGGTTTAATTGGATTATGATTATGGATCGTTTTTTAGACAAATCTTTACTACAAAAAACTTCGTCTAAAGCTCAAATCATTCAATACCGATCCAAGGCAGGAAAGAATAAAAATTACAAATTGATTCTTTCTTCTTCAAAGTACATTAAAAAACTAAACAAAAATATCAAAGATTACGAATATCATGATCGGCTTTTAAGAAAAGTAAAAGAAATAATGAAAAATGAAGGGGTCAAAAAGGAAAGTATTTTAAATGCTGTAAAAGAAGTGAAAGAAATTTCGGGGGCATTAGTACTAAAAGCCGTTGGCCCTGGAAAGTATGCTCATGAAATGTTGGCTACTTATTTATTGATTAAAGCAAACCAAGAACTTAAAAAAGAAACTGATTTTGAAATATGGTCTCTTTGTGATGAACTTCCGTGGTTTAGTTCTAGAAATAGAAGACCGGACCTTGTTATTACTAGAATTAAAAATGAGGAAGACACTTTAATAATTAATTTTTCTATTAAAGAATTAAAGTTCGTAAACCATCGAATTTTTGAACCAGAGAGAATTGATGCGATCAAGCAGATTAAATCAGCAGAAACTTTGTATAATAATATTTTTAATTTTCATCCTGATAGTCCAGACGCTAGTTTTTGGAAAGATGAGCTAGTTCATTATATAGTTGAGCGCGATGCTTATAGTTTCGAAGAATCTAGGTTGATAAAAATTTTGCAAGATAAACCTTTGGATAAGATTCGTGTGAATATAGATACATCTATTGATGTCTTTTGTTATACATCAAATTTAAAGGATTATGAGTTTTCACAAGGAGAATCGGAAGTATATCAAGATTTAATTCAAAGCAAATATAAGAACAATATTTACTCCAGAGATTATATTTTGCATGCATTAGGTGCAAAAGAAGAAGTTGTACCAGATTATGAGGAATTAGAACAGGATTTTCTATTTGAAGAAAAAGAAGTATTTGAAAAAAATGCAAATTTACAGATGAAAGAAGAGAAAGCTGATAAAGATATTGATTCAAAAGAGTCAGAGGACACAAAACAAGAAGAGCTTACAACAGACGAATCAGAACTTAAAAAAGAAATCCACGATAAAAAATATGGAAACCAAGAAAAAGAAGATAAAGAACATGTTTTAAAAGAAAAAGAGACCGATGAGGACGGAAAAGAGCCTGATGAAGAAGTAGAGGACGAAGATATAGTTACAAAATTTGATTTAAAGCCTGAAGTTGCGGCTTTACAAGGGATAGCACTAGACTATGAAACAAAAGAAGCTCCTGATTATAGTCAATTAAAGAAAAAATATGCTAGCAAATTAATTAGTAATTTTGCTAAAAACAACATCGAAATCGATGTTGAAGATGTGATTGTTGGTCCCGGTGTTATAAGAATTGTTGTAAAGATACCTGCAACTGTATCTCATCAAAAACTTACATCCAGGAGCAAAGACATTCAATTGTGGTTAGAAACGAGCCAAGAACCTACTATAAAAATTTATAAAGGAAGGATCAATATAGATATAGTTAGAGATGATCCTGATACCATATACTTTGAACAATTTATGGCACTGATGAGAGAGCAGATTGGTGATAAAGTTAAAGAAACAAACTTAATTGCTCCGTTAGGATTAAACCCTCTAAGTAAAGCGATATATATTGATTTAGCTGATTCAACAACGCCTCATCTATTGGTAGGAGGAACTACTGGTAGCGGAAAAAGTGTATCGTTAAACTCAATAATCCTTGGGATAATGTGTCTTTATTCTCCAGAGCAAGTACAGTTTGTTTTTATTGATCCAAAGCAGGTGGAGTTTAGCTACTATAGCCAGAAAATTCATACCCAAGATGTGATTACAGATATTGAAAAAGCAGTGGTTGTTTTAGATGAAATGGTTGATGAGATGGAGAAACGATACAATCTCTTTTCTAAAGAGTATG